The nucleotide window TTCTCTGTTACTAACATCGAACAAAAACTTGAGGTTAAAAATAGTCAAAGTCTTTGTTCTCTATTAGTAACAggctaacagcgaacaaactatttaactttttttgacCTCTgatctttgttcgctgttactaacaacgaacaatccCAAACCatagctttgggaaaaaattgCTTATCTTGAGAATTATTTTGCAAAGTTTGCTATtgtatgaattttttatatttttttgcttacTTGTTTTGAATTTTCACTTAAATGTCTATTGGGCTGAGAAGAGTTTTTCAGAAAATGGTTTGGCCTTGGACTCTTAAATGGTtgattttattgaaaatttgaataagataagtttttttctaaaaaaattctcaaaataaacttggataaattttatttctcaaattaaatattttcgCATTTGAATATATGGTAAAGAATCGCTCACTCTTACTAACAATAAACCACTAAAAATTAGCTTACGTACTGCTGGCTGTTAATATAATATCTaatcatcaaaaaaataaaaaaaataattacgaatCGCCCTTTATTGGATTCATTATTAAGAATCCATGACCTTCACAACCCTTTACTCTATGTACTTGGAGTGATATAAGTGTGAGTCATCTAACATACTTTATTCGCTTTTCTTATTGGAGAGCAtcattatcattttatttttcacaaattcttaaatgagatggttTCACGATCAGATCGTTTTTATTAGACTTACCCAATATAtatgtcttaaagtgattacttataacgttaaagtgatcacttataattataaaataatatttttttatagtcttagagtgattacttataacctttaaACGATCAGttacgatcttaaagtaatcaattaagaaaatagactaattatatgggcccatctcatggtgagacattttcatacaagacgagctgtttatttttttttatctaatcaAAGAAAAATAGGCACGTGCTTTTTCCCTCAtaataaattgaatatttaaataaaattactacACCATATGCTCATATAGGTGTTCATTCAACTTATCAAGTCGATTTTAAATCGGTTTAAAATTAAGTCTTATGCTCatattattttaacattattttaaattcattttaaagttgGATTGATAAAGTGGTCATCAGGTCTATTATAAACACCTTTTGCTTAATAGTAGACTTATCAAATTTTGAGATCACTCattcaatcaatttttaacCTTTTATAAATTCTTTAATATCATACATTCAATTCAATTTAAATGGTCACAACATTTTGTTAATCTTTGTGTTGTATACAATAGTTACAATTCCTTGGAGAAGaataaatttaacaaaacaGATGGGACAACTTAAAGTAGAAAACGAGGCAAATTGAACAAAATATAAATGGGACGATAACTCTCCTTGTCTCATTAGAATTGAATAAAAGAGAATGTTGgagttttttaagaaaaaaattgataatgataataaatgaagagatataataaattgtatggatgaaatcaaattaaaatgtaaGGATGAAACTAAAAGAAATGGGCAAACcattgttcaacaataaaaatagcaaattaagtgggacgaaCTAAAATGTCAAATTGAATGGGACTTAGGGAGTAATTATCAAAAATATTACTCCATTTATCTTATTGTTAGATGTAGTAATGAAATAATGTAAAATGATAGAAACAatacaaaatagaaaataagtCAAATTAAGTGTAATGAATTGATTTGTTTGTAGAATTTAATGCAATAATGCAACAGACACTAAAATTGTAATTACCATTAActatatcaaattcaattttatttcaAGATTACAACAGATCGAAAGACTCCTTATTAAAGGCTGAATCAAATAATAAAGTGAAAGAGAATATTTAGAATTGTCGATAAtcgtaattttattaattataaattatatttagttaaagttgttatttacaaaaattattcCGTATGAACTTAACAATGCTGCGTTAGGTGACTCACATATATCACACTTTCCGTGGACACTTACAAATTAgcctaaaatcaaataaattcatTTGAGGGGAAGAATTTGTAAAGCTTGCATCAATGGCGTCAACAATGGCAGCGATTAAAGCAGCAATTGGAGACGCTATATTAACTTCATTATGGGTATTCTCTGCTTCAACTATCGGCCTTTTCACCTACCTTATCTCTACTACTCTTGGAATTCAAGGTCCTCTAACCCTAATTGTTACCACTTCAATTGTCGCTTTTCTCGTCTTCTTCTACACTCTCGTTGGCCAACTTCTTGGGGGTGCTAGCTTTAATCCTACGGGTACTGCTGCCTTTTATGCTGTTGGGCTTGGCAATGATTCTCTCCTCTCATTGGCCCTTCGATTTCCTGCTCAGGTTTTATTCGATtcttttctatttgttttgagattgcattgtattattatgttttgattaaattaagaaatctggagtattattatcatattGGATTGTGGTAATTTATTTCTTTCGGAGACTTTAATATCCAATTACGGCATTAAATTGAGTTTTAGGCAGAAATTGATACTGGTATTAAATgaactttttcatttttagatGTGATGGAAATTATATTTCTGGCTGATTTCCATCGTAGGTTGGATAATGATCAATTGACTTATTGACAGACAATTTATAATTAGGCTATCATGTTTAACAGGGTAAGAGGTTTTTAGATTGGAGCTGTTACTGGAGATCTTCACTTTGGCTCAAATATCTGTGTTGGAACCTTGACACTTGGACATAATTAGACTCGTGGGCATGGTTAGGACACTTGAACAACTCAATTTAGTTCAAAATCTTGAGGTTATTTCATAATTAGCCAAGTAAGCACTTGTCGAATCGGTCACTTAGACATGTATCTGTGTTGGAACGGAGAGAAACTAGATTGGAAAACTTATAAGGAGAGTTGATTCTGTCAACCCACATTGTACTAGTATCTTGTATTCACCCCTGGTCGGACATGTGCGTTTGAGTCAGAGTAGCATGGGATTGGAAAACTTCTAACCAGTTTTGATGGTGTGTCGAGATGTTTTCATATCAATTCGGTGAAGTGCTAGGGATTCGATTCAATCCTCAAGGAGCTGAGATTTAGACCAATGTAAGGGGGTAGCAATTGAATTTCTTTTGTAGAGAAGTTTAATGCCCCTTCATTTTTATGAGTATTAATGGGTTAATTGGGGCAAACTCTTTGTAATGGAGCAGTAACATATCCTCTCTACTTGCTATATATTTTGGTTTGTTAGTGCTTACCATAGTTATCTCTATAGTTCATACCTTGTTCTTCACTTCATTGAAGCACATGCTTTTTCAACCATGCTAAAAATAACAAGCTTTCTGGTGATTTTTTAGTAAGAGAGATGAGTCATATTTCTTCAATGTAAAGTAAGTGACtaaatttctgtttttggtttgtCTTGCTTTTGTGCTCTATATTTACAATTAGTGTTAGCCGACTCTATATAGTTAAGAATAATGCTTTGACATTATTATAAGTGTAGTTACAATCAGCAAGTTTTGGCTTTTTCTTAGTCGTTGGATTGATGAAAAAAGTTGATCAGTAGAAAGTTAGTTGAAAGGTTTACACACATTACCAAAATGTGGCAACATTTGCAATATTATGAAACATTTCAGGAAATGCGGTTGACTTTGCTTTGCAAGTTCTGTCACAGTGTCAATGATTCGCTAGTCTCCTCGTGGAATGGAGAATTATGTTACACTTCATGATTTTGGCGATTTCAAAGTTAAAACAAGACCGAAGTTGTAGATATAGCCACGATCCATCATATTCTCATAACTGGTATGTAAAGGattaaatttgtgtttttgtAGGCTGCTGGTGCGGTAGCAGGTGCAATAGCGATTTCAGAAGTAATGCCAAGTCAATACAAACACATGTTGGGAGGCCCTTCAATTAAGGTTGACTTGCATACAGCAGCCATGGCAGAAGGGGTGTTGACTTTTCTTATAACCTTTGCTGTCCTGATCATTATCCTGAAAATTCCAGGCGGTATGTTGGTCAAGACATGGCTGCTTTCTATTGCTACTGTAACTTTGGTTGTTGCTGGATCCAGTTACACTGGACCGGCAATGAATCCTGCCAATGTGAGTATACTTTTGCTGAAATTGTAACTAATCTTTTTAAATTccaatttttgaattttctctTGCATAgtgttagttttatcattaacaaggatAAGATTGTGTACATCCAACCCTCTCAAACCGCACCCTAGGTGGGAACCACTTAATGGCGTTAGAATAATAAaatgtttttgttattgttctCTTGCACAGTGCAAAATATTGGTTGAATCAATAAATTATGACTGCATGGTCAAGGTTTTTGAGGTAGCTGCAACCGCGATATAGGCTGGGATAACCGCCAAACCATCCAAATTTACCGCAAAAGTGACCTGTCCATCCGTATGCAGCTTCTTTGTTAGTTTCCTGCTGCATGTCCATTCTTCCTTATGCTTATTGCCAATTTGCCATGGGAGACTAGTCATATTGCTTAATCCTCAAGGGATATTCTATAATTATGTTTCCTATGAAGCTATATTCTAGTTGTGCTAAGAGGAAAATAGCATAGGTCATATGTATATGCCCTCTTGCAGAACCATTTGAATTGCTTGATAAACTGAAAATTATGCCTTACAATTTTTCAGCAAAACAAGCTTCATTTCTCCTTTTCATTCATAGAATCGAGATACCTTTTTCTAAAAGTGGAGATATGCATATATTTTGATGATTAGAAAGTAAAACCCATCTAAAAGAGAGCAAATGAAAGTGAACAAAGAGCAGAAAATAGATCTCTGAGGCTATAATTCATGTTGAACCTATGGGCCCATATGGAATAAAGGAGCAATACCTAATTTGGTTCAGCTTTAAAGTAAAGGCCTAAAGGGCATATGACCCTTCCTAAAAAGGATGATATCTGATTTGGCTCTAAGTACAGTAAATAGCACTACTGATTTCTTGTGATTCCACTATATGCTGTTGGCCATCAATCTATACATAGTATCTACATGTGTTTCATGCTGCTAATAAGTAAATCACATTGTGCACTGTTTTGATGTCCTTATTCACCTGTCTACCCACTGACTCATTAAGGCATTGATGATTGATGGATATGTTTCGGCAAAATTTCTTCCACTTTGAAGTTTCTGTAGTCGGATTCTGACTGGCTGTGTATTTGGGTAAAATCCGACCGAATATTTGATGTGCAAGCTATTGAGAGAAACTGATTATTGTGACCTACGCCTCCAAACACTCCCTATCAAGGGAGTACGGGTATGAATTGTCCGTCACCTTCCATTACCCAGATCCTGTTTTTCGAGCGGAATATTGGATTGATGATGATGTACACCTCCAAACAATGCAGTACGGTAGAATCTCGAAGAATATGTTGGTTCGCTCGTGCTACATTGTTCAAACCTTAATTGAAAGAAATTTTACAATGGATCATTTTGTATGAGCTAATAATTTGTTGAATGTCTTTTTTGCAGGCCTTTGGATGGGCATATATGAGAAAACAGCACAACACATGGGATCAGTTATATGTTTATTGGATATGTCCTTTCATTGGTGCAATTTCGGCTGCCTGGGTGTTCCGCATCGTCTACCCACAGCCTAAAAAGCAGAAGAAAGCTCCAAAGAACAGAAAAGCAGACTAAGCTGGGTTTGAGATTTGTATCAAATAAATTGAGGGTTGATATATATTGGTATTTAAGCCACAAGTAACATAATTTTCATATGACCAATTGTGATGTGATACCATCTAATTCAAAATTATGAATGATCATGGGCATTGGGCAGGCTCAGTAAGAAGCCGGCAAGAACTTGTgttattacaaaaaaattaaaaaaaaaaaaaaaaaaaagtaatttgtGTGTGCttgcctttttttaaaaaatattttagtgtattattattggaaatATTGAAAAGAAAACTACCACCTTTCAGCGGTATACTCCCACCTttgtgttattttttaaaactctttatcttttatgaagtactacctcctattcagctgaattgtcccattttttttttggcactattcacttatcattcttaatttgaattttactcttaatctataagttaaaacatagtcatatgggatcttgtttgatttgtctcaatacaaggattattaatatcaactttttataatttttaattaagcataatttgagatattaagagttaaaatgttgcctcgg belongs to Amaranthus tricolor cultivar Red isolate AtriRed21 chromosome 17, ASM2621246v1, whole genome shotgun sequence and includes:
- the LOC130804361 gene encoding aquaporin SIP1-2-like, producing MASTMAAIKAAIGDAILTSLWVFSASTIGLFTYLISTTLGIQGPLTLIVTTSIVAFLVFFYTLVGQLLGGASFNPTGTAAFYAVGLGNDSLLSLALRFPAQAAGAVAGAIAISEVMPSQYKHMLGGPSIKVDLHTAAMAEGVLTFLITFAVLIIILKIPGGMLVKTWLLSIATVTLVVAGSSYTGPAMNPANAFGWAYMRKQHNTWDQLYVYWICPFIGAISAAWVFRIVYPQPKKQKKAPKNRKAD